Proteins co-encoded in one Pleurodeles waltl isolate 20211129_DDA chromosome 2_2, aPleWal1.hap1.20221129, whole genome shotgun sequence genomic window:
- the LOC138282910 gene encoding uncharacterized protein gives MSENTCVDELPDGAKKNCELFSVWGITEENACVAKMPDVVLRNNSRCIYVEKVCFGSNDDRKVCIPLSAYREMQEKCRQLEHENRNLREQISQDTIIQNNAESYKNEESFLSHSSNEGVKTAPSCTEFPCEPGFLAAKMHSLTDNKEERDQNVIYELPLQNAQVKRRILEQDTPSFISLFDFWKKNSPHLREILRLLYMVTVKNNMQLRACDLANEIMQTLGFCAVQEGKTDVHVIQEQGKKILPLARIIQWIWYLQDRARVPQIKELPMKLNAPFEFVSTEDKKHVCFTNDSLTEMLLSGTVEGTELYNVCQILKQELREMCHFYADFWFFDNVLATWLVPNWFNYLADVNEKNAEREVFTQNSALVGMAMWVHQKCEKATYRSDHVSPLSLSALCGPPSGVCVWGRGRDRIPNLNLAE, from the exons atgtctgagaatacatgtgttgatgaactgcctgatggtgctaagaaaaactgtgaattgttttctgtttggggaattacagaagaaaatgcatgtgtagctaaaatgcctgatgttgttttgagaaataattcccgttgtatatatgtagaaaaagtgtgttttggaagtaatgatgacagaaaggtctgtatacctttatctgcttacagagaaatgcaggagaaatgtaggcagttggaacatgaaaataggaatttacgtgagcaaattagccaggatacaataattcaaaataatgctgaaagttataaaaatgaagaatctttcttgtcccattccagtaatgagggggttaagacagctccgagctgcactgagtttccgtgtgagccagggtttttggcagccaaaatgcattccttaactgataacaaggaggagagagaccagaatgtgatttacgagttaccgttgcaaaatgcacaagtaaaacgaaggattttagagcaagacaccccgagtttcattagcttgtttgatttttggaaaaagaatagccctcatttgagagaaatcctaagacttttgtacatggtcactgtgaaaaataatatgcagctgcgcgcttgtgatttggcaaatgaaataatgcagactttaggtttctgcgcagtgcaagaaggaaaaactgatgtacatgtaattcaagaacaagggaagaaaatactgcccctagctagaatcatacaatggatctggtacttgcaagacagggctagagtaccacagataaaagaattaccaatgaagttgaatgcaccatttgaattcgtgtccactgaagataaaaagcatgtttgttttactaatgattcattgactgaaatgttgctttctggcacagtagaaggaacagagttgtataatgtgtgtcagattttaaagcaagagctacgtgagatgtgtcatttttacgctgatttttggttctttgataatgttttagccacatggcttgtacctaactggttcaattaccttgcagatgttaatgagaaaaatgcagagagagaagtgttcacccagaattctgccttagtggggatggctatgtgggtgcaccagaaatgtgaaaaagccacttacag atccgaccacgtttcgccactgtccctgagtgcgctgtgtggtcccccttccggtgtgtgcgtgtggggtcggggaagggaccgaatccccaacctgaacctggctgagtaa